One Methanolobus sp. WCC4 DNA segment encodes these proteins:
- a CDS encoding S8 family serine peptidase: MVAPASAVSSDNEKVPVLIQFKNKPDAQLVKANGGEIKYEYDVVPAIAAELPLKAIDALSKNPNIDLVEPDGIAQITGETIPWGIERVNAPEVHALGFTGNGIKVAIIDTGVDYNHPDLAANYLGGYDYVNDDSSPMDDNGHGTHVAGTVLGIDNDIGVIGVSPDVGFYALKAANSAGYCSWSDVIASINWAVNNDVDVISMSLGGSYSSTLKAACDNAYNSGTVVIASAGNTGDEDDPSVLSPADYDSVIAVAAIESSNSIAYFSSYGPQIELAAPGRYIYSTLPGSSYGSYSGTSMAAPHVTGVVALLLNTDVSGTNLDLDNDGTWDPAEVRARLQSTATDFGTAGKDDYYGYGLVNALAAVSNLDQAPATEEPATEEPATEVPATEEPATETPVTDPVSSMHFSVLTIDPTSTVKANKHVFAYATAKATVVDADGNPVPGATVSGDWSGLVSETVSAVTDATGVATFQSSQLKNPTGDFIFSANGVTLAGYEYNSDDNTCTIPVSDYFSSTAALSSYLQK, encoded by the coding sequence ATGGTGGCACCGGCAAGTGCTGTATCGTCCGATAATGAAAAAGTTCCTGTTCTTATCCAATTCAAGAATAAACCCGATGCCCAGCTTGTGAAGGCAAATGGTGGAGAGATAAAGTACGAATATGATGTTGTTCCTGCTATTGCAGCTGAACTTCCTCTGAAGGCCATCGATGCTCTTTCTAAGAATCCGAATATCGATCTTGTCGAACCGGATGGAATTGCCCAGATAACAGGAGAGACTATTCCTTGGGGAATTGAAAGGGTAAATGCTCCTGAGGTACATGCTCTAGGGTTTACTGGTAATGGAATTAAAGTGGCTATTATCGATACCGGTGTAGACTACAATCACCCAGACCTTGCAGCAAATTACCTTGGTGGGTATGACTATGTTAACGATGATAGTAGTCCAATGGACGATAATGGCCATGGTACTCATGTTGCCGGTACAGTTCTTGGAATTGACAACGATATTGGTGTGATTGGTGTTTCTCCTGATGTAGGTTTCTATGCCCTCAAGGCAGCTAACTCAGCAGGATATTGTTCATGGAGTGATGTTATTGCATCTATCAACTGGGCTGTGAACAATGATGTTGACGTAATTTCTATGAGTTTAGGCGGCTCATATTCCAGCACTCTTAAAGCGGCATGTGATAACGCCTATAACAGTGGCACTGTGGTCATTGCATCAGCTGGCAACACAGGTGATGAAGATGATCCTTCAGTTCTCTCTCCTGCAGATTACGATTCTGTGATTGCAGTTGCAGCTATTGAATCAAGTAATTCCATAGCATATTTTTCATCATACGGTCCTCAAATTGAATTGGCTGCCCCTGGACGATATATCTATTCCACATTGCCTGGATCTTCATATGGCTCTTATAGTGGTACCAGTATGGCCGCCCCTCATGTGACCGGTGTAGTAGCCCTTCTGCTCAACACTGATGTTTCAGGAACCAATCTTGACCTTGACAACGATGGAACATGGGACCCTGCAGAGGTACGTGCAAGACTCCAGAGCACTGCTACTGATTTTGGTACCGCAGGCAAGGATGACTATTATGGCTACGGTCTTGTGAATGCTCTTGCAGCAGTATCAAATCTCGACCAGGCACCTGCAACAGAGGAACCTGCTACAGAAGAGCCTGCTACTGAGGTTCCTGCTACAGAAGAACCTGCTACAGAGACTCCGGTCACGGATCCTGTAAGTAGCATGCACTTCAGTGTGCTTACTATAGACCCCACCTCTACTGTAAAGGCAAACAAACATGTCTTCGCATATGCAACTGCTAAGGCTACTGTAGTCGATGCTGACGGCAACCCTGTTCCCGGTGCAACCGTTTCCGGTGACTGGAGTGGTCTTGTATCAGAAACTGTATCTGCCGTAACAGATGCAACCGGTGTTGCTACATTCCAGTCCAGCCAGTTGAAGAATCCTACAGGTGATTTCATCTTCTCAGCGAACGGTGTTACACTTGCTGGTTATGAGTACAACTCCGATGACAACACCTGCACCATCCCTGTAAGTGACTATTTTAGCAGCACAGCTGCTCTGTCCAGCTATTTACAGAAATAA
- a CDS encoding helix-turn-helix domain-containing protein, protein MADDELKVLDALKDAAKPLRPGEIAELTGLESKEVSKILKKLKSTDAVCTPKRCFYAHVDYEKSEE, encoded by the coding sequence ATGGCAGATGATGAACTGAAAGTACTCGATGCGCTTAAAGATGCAGCAAAACCACTTAGACCAGGCGAGATAGCCGAACTTACAGGTCTTGAGAGTAAAGAGGTCAGCAAAATCCTCAAGAAGCTCAAGAGCACAGATGCTGTCTGTACTCCAAAAAGATGCTTCTATGCACACGTTGACTACGAGAAGTCAGAAGAATAA
- a CDS encoding secondary thiamine-phosphate synthase enzyme YjbQ translates to MQVRTGKRIELIDITSRVRECVADSGVRNGICVISTKHTTTSIIVNENESGIVSDILDLLEKLVPVHAGYAHDRIDNNADSHLKAVLLGSSEMIPVADGRPVLGTWQSIFLAELDGPRTREVTVTVLSSD, encoded by the coding sequence ATGCAGGTAAGAACCGGAAAACGGATCGAACTTATCGATATAACGAGCAGGGTCAGGGAATGTGTAGCTGACAGTGGGGTACGTAACGGTATATGCGTGATCAGTACGAAGCACACAACGACCTCGATCATTGTCAACGAGAATGAGTCAGGTATTGTGTCTGATATACTGGACTTGCTGGAAAAGCTTGTACCAGTTCATGCAGGATATGCACACGACAGGATCGACAATAATGCCGATTCACACCTTAAAGCAGTGCTACTTGGCAGCAGTGAGATGATACCTGTGGCAGACGGAAGACCTGTACTTGGTACATGGCAGAGCATCTTCCTTGCAGAACTGGATGGACCGAGGACAAGAGAGGTCACTGTGACCGTGCTGAGCAGTGACTGA
- a CDS encoding diaminopimelate decarboxylase produces MVAKTLPFTQEKITEMIEKYPTPFHVYDEKAIIENARKLKEAFSVVNGFKEYFAVKALPNPYIMKLLKAEGFGADCSSLPELLLAESTGIVGENIMFSSNDTPAEEFIKAKELGAIVNLDDISHIEYLEETAGLPEIICCRYNPGPLKEGNAIIGNPEEAKYGFTREQLFEGYRVMKEKGVKRFGMHTMVASNELDPEYFIETAKILFELIAEISEELDIKFEFVNLGGGIGIPYRPEQDKVPYDVIAKGVSKAYDEIIRANDLHPLKIFLECGRVITGPYGYLVTSVRHMKHIYKDYVGTDACMANLMRPALYGAYHHITVLGKENEEATQLYDVTGSLCENNDKFAIDRLLPEVMSGDVLVIHDAGAHGHAMGFNYNGKLRSAEILLRPDGSFVQIRRAETVEDYFATLDLKGLSDFE; encoded by the coding sequence ATGGTAGCAAAGACACTTCCATTCACACAGGAAAAGATAACAGAGATGATTGAAAAGTATCCAACACCCTTCCATGTATATGATGAGAAGGCGATCATCGAGAATGCAAGGAAGCTCAAGGAAGCTTTCAGTGTTGTAAACGGTTTCAAGGAATATTTTGCGGTAAAGGCACTGCCAAATCCGTACATCATGAAGTTACTCAAGGCAGAGGGTTTTGGTGCTGATTGCAGTTCCCTTCCAGAACTCCTTCTCGCAGAAAGTACAGGGATCGTTGGTGAGAATATAATGTTCAGTTCCAATGACACTCCTGCAGAGGAGTTCATCAAGGCTAAGGAGCTGGGTGCCATCGTCAATCTGGATGACATCAGCCATATAGAATATCTTGAAGAGACAGCCGGTCTGCCTGAGATAATATGCTGCCGTTACAATCCCGGTCCTCTCAAGGAAGGGAATGCCATCATAGGCAATCCTGAAGAGGCAAAGTACGGCTTCACAAGGGAGCAGCTTTTCGAAGGCTACCGCGTAATGAAGGAAAAGGGCGTCAAGAGGTTCGGTATGCACACGATGGTTGCTTCAAATGAACTTGACCCTGAATACTTCATTGAGACAGCAAAGATACTGTTCGAACTTATAGCTGAGATCTCAGAGGAACTGGACATTAAGTTCGAGTTCGTGAACCTTGGCGGTGGAATAGGTATACCATATAGACCCGAGCAGGATAAGGTTCCTTATGATGTGATCGCTAAGGGTGTCAGCAAGGCATATGATGAGATCATCAGGGCAAATGACCTGCATCCATTGAAGATATTCCTGGAATGCGGAAGGGTCATAACAGGACCTTACGGTTATCTCGTTACCAGTGTACGTCATATGAAGCACATCTACAAGGACTATGTCGGTACAGATGCATGTATGGCCAATCTCATGCGTCCTGCGCTCTATGGAGCCTACCATCACATAACTGTTCTCGGAAAGGAGAACGAGGAAGCCACACAGCTCTATGATGTCACAGGTTCCCTATGTGAGAACAACGATAAGTTTGCCATTGACAGACTTCTTCCGGAGGTCATGAGTGGTGATGTACTTGTTATCCATGATGCAGGAGCTCATGGACATGCCATGGGTTTCAACTATAACGGCAAGTTGAGGTCAGCAGAGATACTTCTGAGACCTGACGGAAGTTTTGTGCAGATCAGAAGAGCAGAAACAGTGGAAGACTATTTCGCAACGCTGGACCTGAAAGGACTTTCCGACTTCGAATGA
- a CDS encoding HIT family protein — MDCLFCKIVAGEIPSHKVYEDEFVYAFLDIYPCSEGHTIVLPKKHFGRFTDMDGEEAAALFSSVNRVAKTVEKTLGLEGMNIGINNGEIAGQTVPHVHVHIIPRRAGDGEGNMHTIVELHPSTDNLPELAEKISKSFE; from the coding sequence ATGGATTGTCTATTCTGTAAGATAGTTGCTGGTGAGATCCCATCACATAAGGTCTATGAAGATGAATTCGTCTATGCTTTCCTCGACATATACCCCTGTTCTGAAGGACATACCATTGTTCTTCCGAAGAAGCATTTCGGCAGGTTCACCGATATGGACGGAGAGGAAGCAGCAGCACTCTTCAGTTCAGTGAACAGGGTCGCTAAGACGGTTGAAAAGACACTGGGACTCGAAGGGATGAACATCGGTATCAACAACGGGGAGATAGCAGGGCAGACAGTGCCACATGTGCACGTTCATATCATACCAAGACGTGCAGGGGACGGAGAAGGTAACATGCACACCATCGTTGAACTGCATCCTTCAACAGATAACCTTCCCGAACTGGCAGAAAAGATAAGCAAGTCCTTTGAATGA